The following proteins are co-located in the Roseofilum reptotaenium CS-1145 genome:
- a CDS encoding M23 family metallopeptidase: MKLLRLNRVSTILLMVVGVILFTSCSLLNGNSQAQTQTWPKFAQPIQCSLGEDCYILRYVDRDPGPGYVDVGCGRMTDDGHSGTDFGIPDEWAMQQGVPVLAAAPGRVLRVRDGIEDRRITSPADLEAIEGINCGNGMVIDHGQGWETQYCHLRQGSVAVQPGTEVQTGTVLGMVGSSGESSFPHVHLTVRYQGNVVDPFVGPEAEPGCNVSGTSLWSTEIEYQPMGLIRAGFASELPDLDRVWSGEFRDDRLSVQGGALVFWVHGFGVLQGDEEHLRVIDPQGEVVSENTSVRDRPNRIILVYAGKRNSRDRPLIPGTWRGEYQLKRGDKTLMNVTQTIKLE, encoded by the coding sequence ATGAAGCTCTTAAGACTCAACCGTGTATCCACAATACTGCTGATGGTTGTAGGCGTAATCCTATTTACCAGTTGTAGCCTATTGAATGGCAATAGTCAGGCCCAAACTCAAACTTGGCCGAAATTTGCCCAACCGATTCAGTGTTCTTTAGGAGAGGACTGTTATATTCTGCGCTATGTAGACCGCGATCCAGGGCCAGGTTATGTGGATGTGGGATGTGGCCGGATGACGGATGATGGTCATTCTGGAACGGATTTTGGGATTCCGGATGAGTGGGCAATGCAGCAAGGTGTACCCGTGCTGGCGGCTGCTCCGGGGCGAGTGTTACGGGTACGGGATGGGATCGAAGATAGGCGGATTACATCTCCGGCAGATTTAGAGGCCATTGAAGGTATTAATTGTGGTAATGGTATGGTCATCGATCATGGCCAGGGTTGGGAAACCCAATATTGTCATTTACGCCAGGGGAGTGTGGCAGTGCAACCGGGAACGGAGGTACAAACAGGCACGGTGTTGGGGATGGTGGGGTCTTCTGGAGAGTCTTCGTTTCCCCATGTGCATTTGACAGTGCGGTATCAGGGGAATGTAGTCGATCCGTTTGTGGGGCCGGAAGCGGAGCCGGGATGTAATGTTTCGGGGACTTCCCTGTGGAGTACGGAGATTGAGTATCAACCGATGGGGTTGATTCGGGCAGGATTTGCCAGTGAACTGCCGGATTTGGATCGGGTTTGGTCGGGTGAGTTTCGCGACGATCGCCTCTCAGTGCAGGGAGGAGCGTTGGTGTTCTGGGTGCATGGGTTTGGCGTATTACAAGGAGATGAGGAACATTTGCGGGTGATCGATCCCCAAGGTGAGGTGGTGAGCGAGAACACGAGCGTGCGCGATCGCCCCAATCGCATCATCCTAGTTTACGCTGGTAAAAGAAACAGCCGCGATCGCCCCCTAATTCCAGGAACTTGGCGCGGAGAATATCAGCTTAAACGCGGCGATAAGACCCTGATGAATGTAACTCAAACCATTAAACTCGAATAA
- a CDS encoding AAA family ATPase: MTQSALQRAWLSLPEQASESSVNQNFIPVFLDSLGFTQHEYCCEYYIGRGKHKVDFAARQNTDTDKFAQTRQDPFLIIESKGRHINFMHKTPYKKTVDQLKYYLASEATHCQSVRWGMITNGDYIQLFRKHGKVVFPVTKLIQLDAENIDQKIANIKQYIEGPIRALFVALYNNKGGVGKTTTTINLAATLNGVYHKKVLVVDFDPNQRDLSKNLAIKPASESLYDCLEDYRNHHIINAISTYRVKYRQGKEYGFDVIPADQKFLHLKEQELTAKVTRGRLSQLLHSLKNEYDYIIIDAPTNWKIFSQEAIITTDVVLMPTQYNNLASLENAAMAISELFPEVGRQKREIFFPDCADPIALPIFYNQGSAKIPEPQKIQAQKAIEEIIDRYHQQLGLNLFPYFFPKYKRSTQNRDVFTVNNYAYIANGAFARKPGVYLHKTVLESYKKLVREYFI, translated from the coding sequence ATGACCCAATCTGCACTCCAGAGAGCTTGGTTATCTCTTCCCGAACAGGCTTCAGAATCTAGTGTTAACCAAAATTTTATACCCGTTTTCTTAGACTCCCTAGGATTTACTCAACATGAATATTGTTGTGAATATTATATTGGTAGAGGTAAGCATAAGGTTGATTTTGCAGCTCGTCAAAACACGGACACTGATAAATTTGCTCAAACTCGCCAAGACCCCTTTTTAATCATTGAAAGTAAAGGACGGCATATTAATTTCATGCATAAAACGCCCTATAAAAAGACCGTCGATCAGCTCAAGTATTATCTAGCTTCTGAAGCCACTCATTGTCAATCAGTGCGCTGGGGTATGATTACGAATGGAGATTATATTCAATTGTTTCGCAAGCATGGCAAGGTTGTCTTTCCGGTGACAAAACTGATTCAACTGGATGCAGAGAATATCGATCAAAAAATTGCTAATATTAAACAATATATAGAAGGGCCAATAAGAGCATTATTTGTTGCTCTGTATAACAATAAAGGTGGAGTAGGAAAAACTACAACGACCATTAATCTAGCTGCTACTCTAAATGGGGTCTATCATAAAAAAGTTTTAGTGGTTGACTTCGATCCTAATCAGAGAGATCTGAGCAAAAACTTAGCGATTAAACCGGCATCAGAATCTTTATATGATTGCTTAGAGGACTACAGAAACCATCACATCATCAATGCTATCTCGACCTATAGAGTGAAATATCGTCAGGGAAAAGAATATGGGTTTGATGTCATTCCCGCCGATCAAAAATTTCTGCATCTAAAAGAGCAAGAATTGACGGCCAAGGTAACGAGAGGTAGATTAAGTCAGTTGTTACATTCATTGAAAAATGAATACGATTATATTATTATTGATGCACCAACGAATTGGAAAATTTTTAGTCAAGAAGCCATCATTACCACAGATGTTGTGTTGATGCCGACTCAGTATAATAATCTCGCCTCTTTAGAAAATGCGGCAATGGCAATATCGGAGTTGTTTCCAGAAGTTGGCAGGCAAAAACGGGAAATATTTTTTCCTGATTGTGCCGATCCAATTGCTTTACCTATTTTTTATAATCAAGGCAGTGCAAAAATTCCAGAGCCTCAGAAAATTCAAGCACAGAAAGCGATTGAAGAAATTATTGATAGATATCACCAGCAATTGGGATTAAATCTCTTTCCTTATTTCTTTCCTAAATATAAGCGATCGACGCAAAATAGGGATGTTTTTACCGTGAATAACTATGCTTATATTGCGAACGGTGCTTTTGCTAGAAAACCAGGGGTTTATCTGCATAAAACTGTTTTGGAGAGTTACAAAAAGTTAGTTAGGGAGTATTTTATCTAA
- a CDS encoding Rho termination factor N-terminal domain-containing protein, protein MQQEIGALMYLYLEEIEPGEPVRMHEFLIKETAKAVSQAGDRNWLPILVKQIGQDRYQVISNMFAYAVAEEAGLEKVWCIIADDSEATQTASELLSQERLPKIDLATATVDEIQCGLDYLIHRPVNPLKGVKIAVATNRIVEAPRHHWKSSLMEVTKLKCGITKGAKLNVFKEIFYLSAQPTSTLEEAQEDIQVTDLKSLTVAELKKIAKERELSGYSKLKKAELIELLKT, encoded by the coding sequence ATGCAACAGGAAATTGGCGCTCTAATGTACCTCTATTTAGAGGAAATTGAACCGGGAGAACCGGTAAGGATGCATGAGTTTCTGATTAAAGAGACTGCGAAGGCAGTCAGTCAGGCAGGCGATCGCAACTGGCTGCCGATCCTCGTCAAACAAATCGGTCAAGATCGCTACCAAGTCATCAGTAATATGTTCGCCTATGCTGTCGCTGAAGAAGCCGGTTTAGAGAAAGTCTGGTGTATTATTGCCGATGATTCAGAAGCGACTCAAACCGCCTCCGAGCTACTCTCTCAAGAGCGCTTACCGAAAATCGACTTAGCCACTGCAACCGTTGACGAGATTCAGTGCGGATTAGATTACTTAATCCATCGCCCAGTCAATCCCTTAAAAGGGGTAAAAATTGCTGTGGCAACGAACCGTATTGTTGAAGCACCGCGCCACCATTGGAAGTCGAGTTTAATGGAGGTAACTAAGCTCAAGTGTGGCATTACTAAAGGTGCAAAGCTGAATGTATTTAAGGAAATCTTTTATCTCTCTGCTCAACCGACTAGCACCCTGGAGGAAGCGCAAGAGGATATTCAGGTAACCGATCTGAAGAGTTTAACGGTTGCCGAATTGAAAAAAATTGCCAAAGAACGGGAATTATCAGGTTATTCTAAATTGAAGAAAGCAGAGTTGATTGAGCTGTTAAAGACGTAA
- a CDS encoding cysteine desulfurase family protein — translation MDSYPIYLDYHATTPVDLRIADRILETMTATFGNASSIDHHYGDQAAKAVKKARKQIAQLVHAAPKDIIFTSGATESINLVIQGQVPKYTDWHPPRLIVSPVEHKAVLDTCKALEDNGRVEIEWLKVDRQARIDLEHLEHLCSQGADLLCLMAANNEVGNIYPLQTIGQIAQNHSVPWFCDGSQAVGKIPINFSDWGITYLAISGHKLYAPKGIGALVIRPRYSLHSLLYGGGQEREIRPGTLNTPGIVGLGEACALRYQEMEEDESRIAQNRDRLQSLLAENIPNLIVNGDLNHRLAGNLHISIPHIPNSAIIARVRHQLAISTGAACSSGTPAPSHVLRAMQLPEPEIDGALRISLGKFTTETEIDRAASILVEAIAKLNQLLN, via the coding sequence ATGGATTCATACCCAATTTACCTTGATTATCATGCGACGACACCGGTCGATCTCCGCATCGCCGATCGCATCCTCGAAACCATGACTGCCACTTTCGGGAACGCCAGCAGTATCGATCATCACTATGGTGACCAAGCAGCAAAGGCCGTGAAAAAAGCGCGTAAACAAATCGCTCAACTCGTCCATGCTGCTCCCAAAGACATCATTTTTACCTCTGGAGCCACCGAAAGCATCAATCTAGTCATTCAAGGGCAAGTTCCCAAATATACGGATTGGCATCCACCTCGTCTCATTGTTTCTCCCGTTGAACACAAAGCCGTTTTAGACACTTGCAAAGCCTTGGAAGACAATGGACGGGTGGAAATTGAGTGGCTCAAAGTCGATCGCCAAGCACGAATTGACTTAGAACATCTCGAACACCTCTGCTCCCAAGGAGCCGATCTCCTGTGCCTCATGGCAGCCAATAACGAAGTCGGCAACATTTACCCCCTACAAACCATCGGTCAAATAGCCCAAAACCATTCTGTCCCCTGGTTCTGTGATGGCTCTCAAGCCGTCGGTAAAATTCCCATCAACTTCTCCGACTGGGGAATCACCTATCTCGCCATTTCTGGTCATAAACTTTACGCTCCCAAAGGCATCGGCGCATTAGTTATCCGTCCCCGTTATTCCCTCCATTCCCTGCTTTATGGTGGAGGGCAAGAGCGAGAAATCCGTCCCGGAACTCTCAACACTCCTGGTATTGTCGGTTTAGGAGAAGCCTGTGCCTTACGTTACCAGGAAATGGAAGAGGATGAAAGCAGAATTGCCCAAAACCGCGATCGCCTCCAATCTCTGCTCGCCGAAAATATCCCCAACCTCATCGTCAACGGCGATCTCAACCACCGTTTAGCCGGAAACTTGCACATTTCCATTCCCCATATTCCCAACAGCGCCATCATTGCCAGAGTCCGTCATCAACTCGCCATCTCCACCGGAGCAGCCTGTTCTTCCGGAACCCCAGCCCCCTCCCATGTTCTCCGAGCCATGCAACTGCCAGAGCCTGAAATTGACGGAGCGCTACGAATCAGCCTCGGTAAATTTACCACAGAAACCGAGATCGATCGCGCTGCCTCGATCTTAGTAGAGGCGATCGCTAAACTCAATCAACTCCTGAATTAA